A part of Saccharomonospora amisosensis genomic DNA contains:
- a CDS encoding helix-turn-helix domain-containing protein has protein sequence MAGRHVAAHGTLRGTRTALEREWTRWVPRGSTREEIAGTAPALRDEVLQSWRRSLVTVDPGRESAPTTDSGDVGPRWADSPLRAPVTDLADELRSIADDAGFVAAVTDTDGTILWSYGGRVMRRRAERVNFAPGGRWDEPNMGTNALSLALRTGRPSTVFSAEHLVAALHGWVCYCAPIRDPQGRRLGVLDLSTTWDRAHPLALSTVRTLVTTIETRLRGTLTSAGTAGVRLTCLGGGELSRAGVPARLRPRQLEILTLLALEPDGFTPQRLREVLYGDRCLGATTLKAEVSHLRRAVGGEIASRRYALTVPLSCDAVELLEALRAGDTAKAVGLYRGPLLPESEAPGIVRWREYLEVSTRTAVLADRCAEHALRYGEVAPYDVEVHEHALALLQPDDPRRAVAAARLHTALLD, from the coding sequence ATGGCAGGGCGTCACGTCGCCGCGCACGGCACCCTCCGCGGCACCAGGACAGCACTGGAACGCGAATGGACACGGTGGGTACCACGCGGTTCGACCCGCGAGGAGATCGCGGGCACCGCGCCCGCGCTCCGCGACGAGGTGCTCCAGTCGTGGCGTCGATCGCTGGTGACCGTGGACCCCGGTCGCGAGAGCGCACCTACCACGGACAGCGGGGACGTCGGTCCGCGCTGGGCGGACTCGCCGCTGCGCGCGCCCGTCACGGACCTGGCCGACGAGCTTCGGTCCATCGCCGACGACGCGGGCTTCGTCGCCGCGGTCACCGACACCGACGGCACCATCCTGTGGTCCTACGGCGGGCGGGTGATGCGGCGGCGCGCGGAGCGGGTCAACTTCGCCCCCGGTGGGCGCTGGGACGAACCGAACATGGGTACCAACGCGCTGTCACTCGCGCTGCGTACCGGACGCCCGAGCACGGTGTTCTCCGCCGAACACCTCGTCGCGGCGTTGCACGGTTGGGTGTGCTACTGCGCGCCGATCCGCGACCCCCAGGGCAGGAGGCTGGGCGTGCTCGACCTGTCCACGACGTGGGACCGGGCACACCCGCTGGCGTTGTCGACGGTGCGCACGCTCGTGACGACGATCGAGACCCGGCTGCGTGGCACACTCACCTCGGCGGGCACCGCGGGCGTGCGGCTGACCTGCCTCGGCGGCGGGGAGCTGTCGCGGGCGGGTGTCCCGGCGAGGCTGCGGCCGAGGCAACTGGAGATCCTCACACTGCTCGCGCTCGAGCCCGACGGCTTCACGCCGCAGCGGCTGCGCGAGGTGCTGTACGGCGACCGCTGCCTCGGGGCCACCACGCTGAAGGCCGAGGTTTCCCACCTGCGCCGGGCCGTCGGCGGCGAGATCGCCAGTAGGCGTTACGCGCTCACCGTGCCGCTTTCCTGCGACGCCGTCGAGCTGCTCGAAGCACTGCGAGCGGGTGACACGGCCAAGGCCGTCGGCTTGTACCGGGGTCCGCTGCTGCCCGAGTCGGAGGCTCCCGGCATCGTGCGGTGGCGGGAGTACCTGGAGGTGAGTACGCGTACCGCGGTGCTCGCCGACCGGTGTGCCGAGCACGCGCTGCGCTACGGCGAGGTCGCGCCGTACGACGTGGAGGTTCACGAGCACGCCCTCGCGCTGCTGCAACCCGACGACCCCCGCCGAGCCGTCGCGGCCGCCCGCCTGCACACCGCGCTGCTCGACTGA
- the adh gene encoding aldehyde dehydrogenase, whose translation MIYAKPGTPGSSVSFADRYDNFIAGDWVAPVQQRYFDNPSPVDGQVFTQVARSSAADIDLALDAAHRAAGKWAATSVAERANILGKIADRIEDNLESLAVAETWENGKPVRETLAADLPLAMDHFRYFAGAVRAQEGGIAEIDADTVAYHFHEPLGVVGQIIPWNFPILMAAWKLAPALAAGNAVVLKPAEQTPVSILKVVELIADLLPPGVLNVVNGFGVEAGKPLASSPRVAKVAFTGETTTGRLIMQYASENIIPVTLELGGKSPNIFLPDVLAADDEFLDKAVEGFVMFALNQGEVCTCPSRALIHSSIYDDFLARCVERTEAIRGGNPLDDATMLGAQASNDQYEKILSYIDIGKREGAGVLTGGGPRKVDGLPGGYYIEPTIFEGSNDMRVFQEEIFGPVVSVTSFDSVDEALKIANDTLYGLGAGVWTRDMNTAYRLGRGIQAGRVWTNCYHAYPAHAAFGGYKKSGIGRENHKMMLEHYQQTKNLLVSYSPSKLGFF comes from the coding sequence ATGATCTACGCGAAACCAGGCACCCCCGGTAGCTCCGTGAGCTTCGCCGACCGCTACGACAACTTCATCGCGGGCGACTGGGTGGCGCCTGTGCAACAGCGCTACTTCGACAACCCCTCCCCCGTGGACGGCCAGGTCTTCACCCAGGTGGCACGTTCCTCCGCCGCGGACATCGATCTCGCTCTCGACGCGGCGCACCGCGCGGCGGGAAAGTGGGCCGCCACCTCCGTGGCGGAGCGCGCGAACATCCTCGGCAAGATCGCCGACCGCATCGAGGACAACCTCGAATCGCTCGCCGTCGCCGAAACCTGGGAGAACGGCAAACCCGTCCGCGAGACACTCGCCGCCGACCTCCCGCTGGCCATGGACCACTTCCGCTACTTCGCGGGCGCCGTGCGGGCGCAGGAAGGCGGCATCGCCGAGATCGACGCCGACACGGTCGCCTACCACTTCCACGAGCCGCTCGGCGTCGTCGGGCAGATCATCCCCTGGAACTTCCCCATCCTGATGGCGGCGTGGAAGCTCGCGCCCGCACTCGCGGCGGGCAACGCTGTGGTGCTCAAACCCGCCGAGCAGACCCCGGTGTCGATCCTGAAGGTCGTCGAACTCATCGCCGACCTGTTGCCACCCGGGGTTCTCAACGTTGTCAACGGGTTCGGCGTCGAGGCGGGCAAGCCGCTCGCGTCCAGTCCGAGGGTGGCGAAGGTGGCGTTCACCGGTGAGACCACTACCGGACGCCTCATCATGCAGTACGCCAGCGAGAACATCATCCCGGTCACGCTGGAGCTGGGTGGCAAGAGCCCCAACATCTTCCTGCCCGACGTGCTCGCCGCCGACGACGAGTTCCTTGACAAGGCCGTCGAGGGTTTCGTGATGTTCGCACTGAACCAGGGCGAGGTGTGCACCTGCCCTTCGCGTGCGCTGATCCACTCCTCGATCTACGACGACTTCCTGGCACGCTGTGTCGAGCGGACGGAGGCCATCCGGGGCGGGAACCCGCTGGACGACGCCACCATGCTCGGCGCGCAGGCCAGCAACGACCAGTACGAGAAGATCCTGTCCTACATCGACATCGGCAAGCGGGAGGGCGCAGGGGTGCTCACCGGTGGCGGGCCTCGGAAGGTCGACGGCCTGCCCGGTGGCTACTACATCGAGCCGACCATCTTCGAAGGCAGCAACGACATGCGGGTCTTCCAGGAGGAGATCTTCGGGCCGGTGGTGTCGGTCACCAGCTTCGACTCGGTCGACGAGGCTCTCAAGATCGCCAATGACACGCTGTACGGCCTGGGCGCCGGTGTGTGGACCCGGGACATGAACACCGCCTACCGGCTCGGCAGGGGTATCCAGGCCGGTCGGGTATGGACGAACTGTTACCACGCCTACCCCGCTCATGCGGCTTTCGGTGGCTACAAGAAGTCCGGCATCGGGCGCGAGAACCACAAGATGATGCTGGAGCACTACCAGCAGACGAAGAACCTGCTGGTCAGCTACTCGCCGAGCAAGCTGGGGTTCTTCTGA
- a CDS encoding DUF779 domain-containing protein translates to MTGAALAVLRRLVEAHGPVLFHQSGGCCDGSAPMCYPRGDFKVGAADVLLGHVGGDTPFWMSLDQYEYWKHTHLTVDVVTGRGSGFSLEAPEGVRFLIRSRLLTGEEMAVLSQAPPTRGCDPGG, encoded by the coding sequence ATGACCGGCGCGGCACTTGCCGTGCTCCGGCGGTTGGTCGAGGCGCACGGCCCGGTGCTGTTCCACCAGTCCGGCGGGTGCTGCGACGGCAGTGCTCCCATGTGCTACCCGCGCGGCGACTTCAAGGTGGGTGCCGCCGATGTGCTGCTCGGCCACGTCGGCGGCGACACGCCGTTCTGGATGAGCCTCGACCAGTACGAGTACTGGAAACACACGCACCTGACCGTGGACGTCGTCACGGGAAGGGGAAGTGGGTTCTCACTGGAGGCCCCAGAGGGCGTGCGCTTCCTGATCCGCTCACGGTTGCTCACCGGCGAGGAGATGGCCGTGCTGTCGCAAGCCCCACCGACCAGGGGCTGCGACCCAGGTGGATGA
- the mdo gene encoding NDMA-dependent methanol dehydrogenase (This methanol dehydrogenase is considered a nicotinoprotein, since its NADP cofactor remains is not dissociable, but instead remains permanently bound. A member of this family has been shown to act as a formaldehyde dismutase, able to convert two molecules of formaldehyde (plus one water molecule) into one of methanol and one of formate, with no net change in its redox state. More recently, it was shown in Mycobacterium smegmatis that this enzyme is critical to ethanol utilization, for which the biosynthesis of the cofactor-like electron carrier mycofactocin is also required.) gives MQVDELLKPFPIKEFHPFPRALLGPGAHELIGPEALKLGFKRTLVMTSGLRGSDIVHKITESMKYHGLEVVLYDKVESNPKDYNVMDAVALYQENKCDSFVSIGGGSSHDACKGARISVAHDGRNVNEFEGFNKSENPKNPPHIAVSTTAGTGSETSWAYVITDTTTDPDNPHKYVAFDDTSVTTLAVDDPVLYYDCPIDYTAQCGFDVLAHASEPYVSRLNFEPSLGNALHAIKLTAEHLRQATWNPLDLSGREGMMYAQYIAAQAFNSGGLGIIHSISHAVSAFYDTHHGLNNAIALPRVWAFNMPVAYRRFAEIARAMGVDTHGMTDVRAADAALAAAIRLLRDVGIPERFVDVRQDTYSKNRLGTGPTKFYEKTKEIKGGAEDTDRITRHVLGDACTPGNAKECTFETVRPVVEHCLTGDLDDLLS, from the coding sequence ATGCAGGTCGACGAGCTACTCAAACCGTTTCCGATCAAGGAGTTCCACCCGTTCCCCCGCGCCCTGCTCGGCCCCGGCGCGCACGAGCTGATCGGGCCGGAGGCACTCAAGCTCGGGTTCAAGCGGACGCTGGTGATGACAAGCGGGCTGCGCGGGTCGGACATCGTGCACAAGATCACCGAGTCGATGAAGTACCACGGGCTCGAGGTGGTGCTCTACGACAAGGTGGAGTCCAACCCCAAGGACTACAACGTCATGGACGCGGTGGCGCTGTACCAGGAGAACAAGTGCGACAGCTTCGTCTCCATCGGCGGCGGCTCCTCGCACGACGCGTGCAAGGGCGCGCGGATCTCCGTGGCGCACGACGGCAGGAACGTCAACGAGTTCGAGGGCTTCAACAAGTCGGAGAATCCCAAGAACCCGCCGCACATCGCGGTGTCCACAACGGCCGGTACCGGCTCGGAGACCTCGTGGGCCTATGTCATCACCGACACCACCACCGATCCGGACAACCCGCACAAGTACGTGGCCTTCGACGACACCTCGGTCACGACGCTGGCCGTCGACGATCCCGTGCTGTACTACGACTGCCCGATCGACTACACCGCGCAGTGCGGCTTCGACGTGCTCGCGCACGCCTCCGAACCCTACGTGTCCCGGCTGAACTTCGAGCCGTCGCTGGGCAACGCGCTGCACGCCATCAAGCTCACCGCCGAACACCTGCGTCAGGCGACGTGGAACCCGCTCGACCTGTCCGGCAGGGAGGGCATGATGTACGCGCAGTACATCGCCGCGCAGGCGTTCAACTCCGGCGGGCTGGGAATCATCCACTCGATCTCTCACGCCGTGAGTGCCTTCTACGACACCCACCACGGGCTGAACAACGCGATCGCGCTGCCGAGGGTGTGGGCCTTCAACATGCCCGTCGCGTACCGGCGGTTCGCGGAGATCGCGCGGGCGATGGGTGTGGACACCCACGGCATGACCGATGTGCGAGCCGCCGACGCGGCGCTGGCCGCGGCGATCCGGCTGCTGCGTGATGTCGGCATTCCCGAGCGGTTCGTCGACGTCAGGCAGGACACCTACTCCAAGAACCGGCTCGGCACCGGCCCGACCAAGTTCTACGAGAAGACCAAGGAGATCAAGGGCGGCGCCGAGGACACCGACCGGATCACCAGGCACGTGCTCGGTGACGCCTGCACGCCGGGCAACGCGAAGGAGTGCACGTTCGAGACCGTCCGCCCGGTGGTGGAGCACTGCCTCACCGGCGACCTGGACGACCTGCTCAGCTAG
- a CDS encoding AAA family ATPase codes for MSAGTPPFDSVDQVVTALAEQGYLTDTRLATTVFLLTRLEKPLLLEGPAGVGKTELAKVLAAATGRRLLRLQCYEGQDETKALYEWDYGKQLLYTQLLRDKIGQIVEDTADLSEAVDRIAAQESAFFSERFLARRPLLEAVCSPEPVVLLVDEIDRADEALEAVLLEMLGEYQVSIPEIGTFSSARRPYVVLTSNNTRDLAAALKRRCLHLFLDYPLADRELEIVRSKETGLAEAAARQLVEVVRGLRHLDLRKAPSISETIDWARTLAVLGVAELSAPVLADTVSVVVKYEKDLAKALDALPRLVDPNAEIPDSLSNGHGHGHGHGHELEGHEVRAAKDEPGRFDDGYYGSPSAGRSGGFTPKPVGSDQGSRSFARRRAF; via the coding sequence ATGTCCGCCGGTACTCCCCCGTTCGACTCGGTGGATCAGGTGGTGACCGCGCTGGCCGAGCAGGGCTATCTCACCGACACCCGGTTGGCGACCACCGTCTTTCTGCTGACCAGGCTGGAGAAACCACTGCTGTTGGAGGGTCCCGCCGGTGTCGGAAAGACCGAGCTGGCGAAGGTGCTCGCCGCCGCGACGGGGCGCAGGTTGCTGCGGTTGCAGTGCTACGAGGGGCAGGACGAGACCAAGGCGTTGTACGAGTGGGACTACGGCAAGCAGTTGCTCTACACCCAGCTGTTGCGTGACAAGATCGGCCAGATCGTCGAGGACACGGCCGATCTGTCCGAAGCCGTCGACCGGATCGCGGCGCAGGAGAGCGCGTTCTTCTCCGAGCGCTTTCTGGCTCGCAGACCGCTGCTGGAAGCGGTGTGCTCGCCGGAGCCGGTGGTACTGCTCGTGGACGAGATCGACAGAGCCGACGAGGCGCTGGAAGCCGTGCTGCTGGAGATGCTCGGCGAGTATCAGGTGTCGATTCCCGAGATCGGCACGTTCAGTTCGGCGCGGCGACCGTACGTGGTGCTGACGTCGAACAACACCCGTGACCTCGCTGCCGCGCTCAAACGCCGCTGTCTACATCTGTTCCTGGACTATCCGCTGGCCGACCGGGAACTGGAGATCGTGCGTAGCAAGGAAACCGGACTGGCCGAGGCGGCGGCCCGGCAGCTCGTCGAGGTGGTTCGCGGTCTGCGTCACCTCGATCTACGCAAGGCGCCGAGCATCTCCGAGACCATCGACTGGGCCCGCACGCTCGCCGTCCTCGGCGTGGCTGAGCTGTCCGCTCCGGTGCTGGCCGACACGGTATCGGTGGTCGTCAAGTACGAGAAGGACTTGGCCAAGGCGCTGGACGCGCTGCCCCGGCTGGTCGATCCCAACGCCGAGATTCCGGATTCGCTCTCCAACGGCCACGGGCACGGCCACGGGCACGGCCATGAACTCGAGGGTCACGAGGTACGTGCCGCCAAGGATGAACCCGGCCGGTTCGACGACGGCTACTACGGCAGCCCGAGCGCGGGCAGGAGCGGCGGGTTCACGCCGAAGCCGGTCGGCTCAGACCAGGGCAGCCGGTCCTTCGCCCGGCGACGAGCGTTCTAG
- a CDS encoding VWA domain-containing protein, whose translation MDSSIHRFTRLLRLRGIRISVPEILDAIHAAAQPGVLAERELLRAALRVALVKDHRDEPAFDEVFDAFFGLVRVGTERHGHGHGHGHDDLADTGELERFTLSEEPGRTPEQGHEHGKPSDIRDYFDSDDLAQRYNLHQEANKIDMSALTEEIVFSQEEAGAADADYRVRLETSRLHGAGAPGRLAGSSQTHIDAELTLAEQDRLLRWLDSSAAEDGFGDEDDAAGLRGRLAGVLENLPAALKRHVEKLLELETTLVEQREREQSDIDGSAERDRAELEESLRRLARTFRGALNPRRKAGARGRIDAGRTMRTNMGYDAVPFRPVTMRRIEDRPRLVVLADVSLSVRATAWFTLHVVHGLQNLFAQVRSFAFVAQVAEVTELFAEAPPEQALRTILAGSLLDVDANSDYGAVIGEFLAEHASAVTRRTTILVLGDGRGNGNDPNLSGFAELTRRARETVWLTPEPRYSWQLGRCDLPLYAEHCDRIRVVRDLSGLSRMADETGAQAVRR comes from the coding sequence ATGGACTCGTCCATCCACCGGTTCACCCGCCTGCTGCGGCTGCGGGGGATTCGAATCTCGGTTCCGGAGATCCTGGACGCCATCCACGCCGCGGCGCAGCCGGGGGTGTTGGCCGAACGGGAACTGCTGCGGGCGGCGCTGCGGGTGGCGCTGGTGAAGGACCACCGCGACGAGCCCGCCTTCGACGAGGTCTTCGACGCGTTCTTCGGCCTGGTACGCGTCGGGACTGAACGGCACGGGCACGGCCACGGTCATGGGCATGACGACCTCGCCGATACCGGGGAGCTGGAGCGGTTCACGCTGTCCGAGGAGCCCGGCCGCACCCCCGAACAGGGTCACGAACACGGCAAGCCGTCGGATATCCGCGACTACTTCGACTCCGACGACCTGGCGCAGCGGTACAACCTGCACCAGGAGGCCAACAAGATCGACATGTCCGCGTTGACCGAGGAGATCGTCTTTTCCCAGGAGGAGGCGGGCGCCGCTGACGCCGACTACCGGGTGCGGCTGGAGACCTCCCGCCTGCACGGTGCGGGCGCGCCGGGGCGGCTGGCCGGAAGCAGCCAGACCCACATCGACGCCGAGCTGACTCTCGCTGAACAGGACAGGCTGTTGCGCTGGCTCGACTCCTCGGCAGCGGAGGACGGATTCGGTGACGAAGACGATGCCGCCGGGTTGCGCGGGCGGCTGGCGGGGGTGCTGGAGAACCTGCCTGCGGCACTCAAGCGGCACGTCGAGAAGCTGCTGGAGCTGGAGACCACACTGGTGGAACAGCGCGAGCGCGAGCAGTCCGACATCGACGGCTCGGCCGAGCGGGATCGTGCCGAGCTCGAGGAATCGTTGCGGCGGCTGGCCCGCACGTTCCGCGGCGCGCTCAACCCGAGGCGAAAGGCGGGTGCGCGAGGCCGGATCGACGCCGGCCGCACCATGCGCACGAACATGGGCTACGACGCCGTGCCGTTCCGCCCGGTCACGATGCGTCGGATCGAGGACCGGCCACGACTGGTCGTGCTGGCCGACGTGAGCCTGTCGGTGCGAGCCACGGCGTGGTTCACGCTGCATGTCGTGCACGGTCTGCAGAACCTGTTCGCTCAGGTGCGTTCGTTCGCCTTCGTCGCGCAGGTTGCCGAGGTGACTGAGCTGTTCGCCGAGGCCCCTCCCGAGCAAGCCCTGCGGACGATCCTCGCGGGCTCGTTGCTCGACGTCGACGCCAACTCCGACTACGGCGCCGTCATCGGCGAGTTTCTGGCCGAGCACGCCTCCGCGGTCACCCGCCGCACCACGATACTGGTACTCGGCGACGGCAGGGGCAACGGCAACGACCCCAACCTGTCCGGGTTCGCCGAGCTCACCAGGCGGGCGAGGGAAACGGTCTGGCTGACGCCGGAGCCGCGCTACTCGTGGCAGCTCGGCCGGTGTGACCTGCCACTGTATGCCGAGCACTGTGACCGGATCCGGGTGGTTCGGGACCTGTCCGGCCTGTCGAGGATGGCTGACGAAACGGGCGCCCAGGCCGTGCGGCGATGA
- a CDS encoding MadR family response regulator transcription factor — protein MKGATDAAVQPQQRGELRIVLVDDHPVVRQGLRFILDREHDMSVVGEASSAAEARAVVERSRPDIVLLDLKLSTGSETEGLDVCTELTTRFPELGVLVLTTFLDDALVVEAIHRGARGYVIKDVDTSGLLSSIRAVARDESAFDSRSASAMVRSIRTVPADPPLTERERGVLELLAHGLSNKDIGGRLFISETTAKFHVRNIMRKLDASSRTEAVFEASKLGLI, from the coding sequence ATGAAGGGTGCGACGGATGCCGCGGTGCAGCCGCAGCAGCGAGGAGAACTGAGGATCGTTCTGGTGGACGACCACCCCGTGGTCCGGCAGGGTCTGCGGTTCATCCTGGATCGAGAGCACGACATGAGTGTGGTCGGGGAGGCCAGCAGTGCGGCCGAGGCGCGCGCGGTGGTGGAGCGCAGTCGTCCCGACATCGTGCTGCTGGACCTGAAACTGTCCACCGGCTCGGAGACCGAGGGACTCGACGTGTGTACCGAGCTGACAACCCGGTTTCCGGAACTGGGCGTGCTGGTGCTGACGACGTTCCTCGACGACGCCCTTGTCGTCGAAGCCATCCACCGCGGTGCTCGCGGCTACGTCATCAAGGATGTGGACACCAGCGGGCTGCTTTCCTCGATCCGTGCCGTGGCACGCGACGAGAGCGCCTTCGATTCCCGCTCGGCCTCGGCCATGGTGCGCTCGATCAGGACGGTTCCGGCCGACCCACCACTCACCGAACGGGAACGCGGCGTGCTGGAGCTGCTCGCGCACGGGCTGTCCAACAAGGACATCGGGGGCAGGTTGTTCATCTCCGAGACGACGGCGAAGTTCCACGTCCGCAACATCATGCGCAAGCTGGATGCGTCCAGCCGGACGGAGGCCGTCTTCGAAGCGAGCAAGCTGGGACTGATCTGA
- a CDS encoding MadS family sensor histidine kinase, which yields MTSAQSAGNGRGAAYIGALTGVRSGKRSFYPEYVRSSQRLERAIGALDRISRALVRTAEGPSALVEAVVRAAADHLHADWLLFAIADGVLPAARPRFLLLARGRLLDNEDAIPAHARAALEVLRSRPWEAERPVADEVRVAMTLDGEPVGGIAGRPGPDIEPAETDLAVLRVLANQAAVALHNSFLLHATMRLRGRTERLSEEAAQQARDLAARSAELQSTQQRLIGAMQRQALDDERHRIARELHDSVTQEVLSAGMTIEICRAELAEAGPAFAGIAGRLCDAKDLTRHAVERLRAAIYALHNTAEESPGSLPTLLKRLSTVHLPTDLTVTVRVSGDPVPLPGEAEHAVIRITGEALFNTAMHTNASRALVRLRYRGDRLVLSVSDDGDGDPAQLRRSLRLTSATDLAGCHRGLANMRARAEQLGGSLAIRKSRIGGIMLVVEMPLPVAAEGESGR from the coding sequence CGTTCCTCGCAACGGTTGGAACGCGCCATCGGCGCGCTCGACCGGATATCCCGCGCGCTCGTTCGCACCGCCGAGGGGCCGAGCGCGCTCGTCGAGGCGGTGGTGCGGGCGGCCGCGGACCACCTGCACGCAGACTGGCTGCTGTTCGCCATCGCCGACGGCGTGCTGCCCGCCGCAAGACCGAGGTTCCTGCTGCTGGCCCGAGGACGGTTACTCGACAACGAGGATGCCATCCCGGCGCACGCTCGTGCCGCGCTGGAGGTGCTGCGGTCCCGGCCGTGGGAGGCCGAGCGTCCCGTGGCCGACGAGGTGCGGGTGGCGATGACCCTGGACGGGGAGCCCGTCGGTGGGATCGCCGGCCGTCCGGGGCCCGACATCGAGCCTGCCGAGACCGACCTGGCCGTGCTTCGGGTACTCGCAAACCAGGCCGCCGTCGCGCTGCACAACTCGTTCCTGCTGCACGCGACCATGCGGCTGCGTGGCCGCACCGAGCGGCTTTCCGAGGAAGCCGCGCAACAGGCACGGGACCTCGCCGCGCGCAGCGCGGAGTTGCAGAGCACGCAGCAACGGCTGATCGGTGCGATGCAGCGGCAGGCACTTGACGACGAGCGGCACCGGATCGCGCGGGAACTGCACGACAGCGTCACCCAGGAGGTGCTGTCGGCGGGGATGACGATCGAGATCTGCCGCGCTGAGCTGGCCGAAGCGGGCCCCGCGTTCGCCGGGATCGCCGGGCGGCTCTGCGATGCCAAGGACCTCACCCGGCATGCCGTGGAGCGGCTCCGCGCCGCGATCTACGCGCTGCACAACACCGCTGAGGAATCCCCGGGTTCGCTGCCCACGCTGCTGAAGCGGCTGTCCACTGTCCACCTTCCGACGGACCTGACCGTGACCGTGCGCGTTTCCGGGGATCCCGTGCCGCTACCGGGTGAGGCCGAGCATGCGGTCATCCGGATCACCGGCGAGGCCCTGTTCAACACGGCGATGCACACCAACGCGAGCAGGGCGCTCGTCCGGTTGCGCTACCGCGGCGACCGGCTCGTTCTGTCCGTTTCGGACGACGGCGACGGCGATCCGGCCCAGCTTCGCCGTAGCCTGCGGCTGACTTCGGCCACCGACCTCGCGGGCTGCCACCGCGGCCTCGCGAACATGCGCGCACGCGCGGAGCAACTCGGTGGCAGCCTTGCCATCCGCAAGTCCCGGATCGGCGGGATCATGCTAGTGGTGGAGATGCCGCTTCCCGTGGCGGCAGAGGGAGAGAGTGGTCGATGA